The Xanthomonas indica genome has a segment encoding these proteins:
- a CDS encoding glycoside hydrolase family 43 protein, which produces MDHLAAHAIAQPLVTHIYTADPSAHVFEGRLYIYPSHDIDSGAPFDDDGGHFGMEDYHVLRMDTPDGAATDCGVALHVRDVPWASRQMWAPDAATRDGRYYLYFPAKDAQGLFRIGVAVADRPEGPFAAEPEPIAGTYSIDPAVFEDDDGAHYLCFGGIWGGQLQKYRDDRHDALHAEPEGAAPALGPRIARLDAGMTQLAERTREIVILDEHGQPLRADDHARRFFEGPWLHKDQGRYYLSYSTGDTHLLCYATGDSPYGPFTYRGVLLKPVVGWTTHHSICRFEGRWYLFYHDALLSGGVTHLRSVKCTPLHVEADGSIRTVDPYGG; this is translated from the coding sequence CTGGACCATCTCGCGGCGCACGCCATCGCGCAGCCGCTGGTCACCCACATCTACACGGCCGATCCATCGGCCCACGTGTTCGAAGGGCGCCTGTACATCTATCCGTCGCACGACATCGACAGCGGCGCGCCGTTCGACGACGACGGCGGTCACTTCGGCATGGAGGACTACCACGTGCTGCGCATGGACACGCCCGACGGCGCCGCCACCGACTGCGGCGTGGCCCTGCATGTGCGCGACGTGCCCTGGGCCAGCCGGCAGATGTGGGCACCGGATGCGGCGACCCGCGATGGCCGCTACTACCTGTATTTCCCGGCCAAGGACGCGCAGGGCCTGTTCCGCATCGGCGTGGCGGTGGCCGACCGTCCGGAGGGCCCGTTCGCCGCCGAGCCCGAGCCGATCGCGGGCACCTATTCGATCGACCCAGCCGTGTTCGAGGACGACGATGGCGCGCACTACCTCTGCTTCGGCGGCATCTGGGGCGGCCAGTTGCAGAAGTACCGCGACGATCGCCACGACGCGTTGCACGCCGAGCCGGAGGGAGCTGCGCCGGCACTGGGGCCGCGGATCGCCCGGCTGGACGCTGGCATGACGCAACTGGCGGAGCGCACGCGGGAAATCGTCATCCTCGACGAACACGGCCAGCCGTTGCGCGCCGACGACCACGCGCGCCGCTTCTTCGAGGGACCGTGGCTGCACAAGGACCAGGGCCGGTACTACCTGTCGTACTCCACCGGCGATACGCACCTGCTGTGTTACGCCACGGGCGACAGCCCGTATGGCCCGTTCACCTATCGCGGCGTGCTGCTCAAGCCGGTGGTGGGCTGGACCACGCACCACTCCATCTGCAGGTTTGAAGGCCGGTGGTACCTGTTCTACCACGACGCGCTGCTGTCCGGCGGCGTGACCCACCTGCGCTCGGTCAAGTGCACGCCGCTGCACGTCGAGGCGGATGGCAGCATCCGCACGGTCGATCCCTATGGTGGCTGA